Proteins found in one Miscanthus floridulus cultivar M001 chromosome 4, ASM1932011v1, whole genome shotgun sequence genomic segment:
- the LOC136551622 gene encoding UDP-glycosyltransferase 90A1-like has translation MAVVSSAPEAEAHTLPHIAIFPFLAKGHTIPLIHLAHYLHRHGLATVTFFTTAGNAGFVQEGLSGADAAVVELTFPTDVAGIPPGVESAEGLTSLASFAVFAHATSLLLPQLDASLAEMQPPASLLVTDPFMHWTKEAAARLGIPKVSFFGISAFAQVMREVRVRHDPCATLRNDDVDADVHPATFTVPEFPHIKLTFEDFMAPFGDPASIAPMLELDSKLGKAIEESQGLIINTFHGLEAPYLDFWNQHVGPKAWPIGPLCLAQPTSARPKARPSWMEWLDDKAAAGRTVLYIALGTLAAIPESQLKEVANGLERAEVDFIWAIRPENIDLGPGFEERTKDRGLVVRKWVDQLEILNHSSVQGFLSHCGWNSVLESVVAGVPLAVWPMHADQPFNSRFLVDELKIAVRVHTSDRTIRGLVTSEEISKVVRALILGEEGVEAAKRVVELSASAKEAMVEGGQSWKSLKEMISEFSLMKLNGNEDVSKEEKVDA, from the coding sequence ATGGCTGTAGTCTCTTCGGCTCCAGAGGCAGAGGCCCATACGCTCCCTCACATTGCCATCTTCCCGTTCCTTGCCAAAGGCCACACCATCCCGCTCATCCACCTCGCCCACTACCTCCACCGCCACGGCCTCGCGACCGTCACCTTCTTTACCACCGCCGGCAACGCTGGCTTCGTCCAGGAGGGGCTGTCCGGTGCGGACGCGGCCGTCGTCGAGCTCACCTTCCCGACCGACGTCGCAGGCATCCCTCCGGGCGTCGAGAGCGCCGAGGGACTCACGTCCCTGGCCTCCTTCGCCGTCTTCGCCCACGCCACGTCCCTGCTCCTGCCACAGCTCGACGCCTCCCTCGCCGAGATGCAGCCGCCCGCGAGCCTGCTCGTCACCGACCCGTTCATGCACTGGACGAAAGAGGCGGCGGCGAGGCTCGGCATCCCGAAGGTGTCATTCTTCGGCATCTCTGCCTTCGCGCAAGTCATGCGGGAGGTGCGTGTGCGCCACGACCCGTGCGCCACGCTGCGGAACGACGACGTCGACGCCGATGTCCACCCAGCCACCTTCACGGTGCCCGAGTTCCCGCACATCAAGCTCACCTTCGAAGACTTCATGGCGCCCTTCGGCGACCCTGCGTCCATAGCGCCCATGTTGGAGCTCGACAGTAAGCTGGGCAAGGCCATAGAGGAAAGTCAAGGCCTCATCATCAACACCTTCCATGGCCTAGAGGCTCCCTACCTTGATTTCTGGAACCAGCATGTCGGGCCCAAGGCCTGGCCCATCGGGCCCCTCTGCCTAGCCCAACCAACATCAGCTAGGCCCAAAGCCCGGCCCTCTTGGATGGAGTGGCTTGACGACAAGGCGGCGGCTGGTAGAACCGTCCTGTACATCGCTCTTGGGACACTAGCTGCAATCCCAGAGTCACAGTTGAAAGAGGTCGCAAATGGGCTGGAGCGGGCTGAGGTGGACTTTATATGGGCTATTAGGCCTGAGAACATTGACCTCGGTCCGGGTTTTGAAGAGCGTACAAAGGACAGAGGTTTGGTGGTGAGGAAGTGGGTGGATCAGTTGGAGATTCTAAACCATAGCAGCGTACAAGGGTTCTTGAGCCATTGTGGGTGGAACTCGGTACTCGAGAGTGTGGTAGCTGGTGTGCCGTTAGCGGTTTGGCCTATGCATGCTGATCAACCTTTTAATTCGAGGTTTTTAGTCGATGAGCTAAAGATCGCTGTAAGGGTCCATACAAGTGATAGGACAATTAGAGGTTTGGTCACAAGCGAGGAGATTTCGAAAGTGGTGAGGGCTCTCATACTAGGCGAGGAGGGGGTGGAGGCAGCGAAGAGGGTGGTGGAGCTGTCAGCTAGTGCTAAGGAGGCTATGGTAGAAGGAGGACAATCATGGAAATCTTTAAAAGAGATGATAAGTGAGTTCAGCCTGATGAAGCTGAACGGGAATGAAGATGTAAGCAAGGAGGAGAAAGTGGATGCTTAA
- the LOC136551620 gene encoding uncharacterized protein isoform X1, giving the protein MPSQPPPGSTGGSPRIQASGSTGRSPRIPAELSAQAVRRVVDFFKINEKLRPVTAAAVSSPFLPRGAATPPLAGMPSQPAPDSTGGSPRTPAPGSTGGIPRIPELSAQAVHRIARKCTTLVDWCLERVEGEEGKIRVAGTTFTPQMSEQMRKGASSSKGNMKVAGRVFRSSAIVKRHAYLTIESEDGYQIQIGGPLNIPKTRENGFSEEVIAMIGLQGLEFRKVCESFGIGFPILWQRLVNPKMVPDNEHARSSSETTTGPPSPSVEDYMAYFLSDSFSSKITYDFDLTENDFYSSVGYSGNTDGLTTQSPSNLPDDNAGNITASLGLYGLRMGVPEKPLAPPGEACNSGQESYQHESTQIDASKPEIVNRSISSVSVRQSTGSISSNSKVDGNILAPSKISSVVNEGYRSTVGCGQADEDADIQQENMHSCSSEHGMVAPPLDCTFSQLGEPGIPKSGKDSVNIGTTDALELPTEGMTPKFGAIRGLEDSTGRRLRSGKVLEMPCVGPMKRGRKQNKIQQESSSKQMVNQGATSNADLTSHENDFSAAEVVVEEKLESHDSCRKGRGRTAEGKRKRKRE; this is encoded by the exons ATGCCGTCCCAGCCCCCGCCGGGCTCCACCGGCGGAAGCCCCCGGATCCAGGCGTCAGGCTCCACCGGCAGAAGCCCCCGGATCCCGGCGGAGCTCTCCGCTCAGGCCGTCCGCCGCGTAGTGGATTTTTTCAAAATAAATGAAAAACTCCGCCCAGTCACAGCCGCAGCCGTCTCCTCTCCCTTCTTGCCCCGCGGCGCCGCCACTCCGCCGCTCGCGGGAATGCCGTCCCAGCCCGCGCCGGACTCCACCGGCGGAAGCCCCAGGACCCCGGCGCCGGGCTCCACCGGCGGAATCCCCCGGATCCCGGAGCTCTCCGCCCAGGCCGTCCACCGCATCGCGCGGAAATGC ACTACACTCGTCGATTGGTGTCTGGAGAGAGTGGAGGGCGAGGAGGGCAAGATCCGCGTCGCTGGAACCACCTTCACCCCGCAAATGAGCGAACAAATGAG GAAAGGAGCATCGTCCTCAAAGGGAAACATGAAAGTGGCAGGCCGAGTGTTCAGATCTTCTGCCATTGTGAAGCGCCATGCTTACCTCACAATTGAGTCTGAGGATGGTTACCAGATACAGATAGGCGGCCCCTTGAATATTCCCAAAACACGTGAGAATGGATTTTCTGAAGAGGTAATTGCTATGATTGGTCTCCAGGGACTGGAGTTTCGGAAG GTGTGCGAATCCTTTGGGATTGGCTTTCCAATTCTATGGCAAAGGCTTGTTAATCCAAAGATGGTGCCGGATAATGAACATGcacgatcatcatcagaaactACTACTGGTCCACCAAGTCCTTCAGTTGAAGATTACATGGCATACTTCTTAAGTGACAGCTTTAGCAGTAAAATCACATATGATTTTGATTTAACAGAGAATGATTTCTACTCATCCGTAGGGTATAGTGGCAACACAGATGGACTTACTACCCAAAGCCCTTCGAACTTACCGGATGATAATGCAGGAAACATAACTGCATCTTTGGGATTATATGGCCTCAGAATGGGTGTGCCTGAGAAACCTTTGGCACCACCTGGAGAAGCATGTAATAGTGGCCAAGAAAGTTATCAGCATGAAAGTACGCAGATAGATGCAAGTAAACCGGAGATAGTTAATCGCTCCATCAGCTCTGTTTCAGTTAGGCAAAGTACAGGTTCCATCAGCTCCAACTCAAAAGTAGATGGCAACATATTGGCACCATCCAAAATTTCGTCAGTTGTGAATGAAGGTTACAGGAGCACAGTAGGTTGTGGTCAGGCTGACGAAGATGCTGATATTCAGCAAGAGAATATGCACAGCTGTTCAAGTGAGCATGGAATGGTTGCTCCTCCCCTTGACTGTACGTTCTCTCAACTAGGAGAACCAGGAATTCCAAAATCTGGGAAAGATTCAGTGAACATTGGGACTACAGATGCATTAGAACTACCAACTGAAGGGATGACTCCAAAGTTCGGAGCTATTCGAGGCTTGGAAGACAGTACTGGCAGGAGATTACGAAGTGGCAAAGTTCTTGAAATGCCATGTGTTGGACCAATGAAGAGGGGCCGCAAGCAGAATAAGATCCAGCAAGAATCTTCGAGTAAACAAATGGTTAATCAAGGAGCTACATCCAATGCGGATCTGACTTCTCATGAAAAT GATTTTTCAGCTGCTGAGGTTGTCGTTGAAGAAAAGCTGGAATCACATGATTCGTGCCGTAAAG GACGAGGAAGAACAGCAgaggggaagaggaagaggaagcgggAGTAG
- the LOC136551620 gene encoding uncharacterized protein isoform X2: protein MPSQPPPGSTGGSPRIQASGSTGRSPRIPAELSAQAVRRVVDFFKINEKLRPVTAAAVSSPFLPRGAATPPLAGMPSQPAPDSTGGSPRTPAPGSTGGIPRIPELSAQAVHRIARKCTTLVDWCLERVEGEEGKIRVAGTTFTPQMSEQMRKGASSSKGNMKVAGRVFRSSAIVKRHAYLTIESEDGYQIQIGGPLNIPKTRENGFSEEVCESFGIGFPILWQRLVNPKMVPDNEHARSSSETTTGPPSPSVEDYMAYFLSDSFSSKITYDFDLTENDFYSSVGYSGNTDGLTTQSPSNLPDDNAGNITASLGLYGLRMGVPEKPLAPPGEACNSGQESYQHESTQIDASKPEIVNRSISSVSVRQSTGSISSNSKVDGNILAPSKISSVVNEGYRSTVGCGQADEDADIQQENMHSCSSEHGMVAPPLDCTFSQLGEPGIPKSGKDSVNIGTTDALELPTEGMTPKFGAIRGLEDSTGRRLRSGKVLEMPCVGPMKRGRKQNKIQQESSSKQMVNQGATSNADLTSHENDFSAAEVVVEEKLESHDSCRKGRGRTAEGKRKRKRE from the exons ATGCCGTCCCAGCCCCCGCCGGGCTCCACCGGCGGAAGCCCCCGGATCCAGGCGTCAGGCTCCACCGGCAGAAGCCCCCGGATCCCGGCGGAGCTCTCCGCTCAGGCCGTCCGCCGCGTAGTGGATTTTTTCAAAATAAATGAAAAACTCCGCCCAGTCACAGCCGCAGCCGTCTCCTCTCCCTTCTTGCCCCGCGGCGCCGCCACTCCGCCGCTCGCGGGAATGCCGTCCCAGCCCGCGCCGGACTCCACCGGCGGAAGCCCCAGGACCCCGGCGCCGGGCTCCACCGGCGGAATCCCCCGGATCCCGGAGCTCTCCGCCCAGGCCGTCCACCGCATCGCGCGGAAATGC ACTACACTCGTCGATTGGTGTCTGGAGAGAGTGGAGGGCGAGGAGGGCAAGATCCGCGTCGCTGGAACCACCTTCACCCCGCAAATGAGCGAACAAATGAG GAAAGGAGCATCGTCCTCAAAGGGAAACATGAAAGTGGCAGGCCGAGTGTTCAGATCTTCTGCCATTGTGAAGCGCCATGCTTACCTCACAATTGAGTCTGAGGATGGTTACCAGATACAGATAGGCGGCCCCTTGAATATTCCCAAAACACGTGAGAATGGATTTTCTGAAGAG GTGTGCGAATCCTTTGGGATTGGCTTTCCAATTCTATGGCAAAGGCTTGTTAATCCAAAGATGGTGCCGGATAATGAACATGcacgatcatcatcagaaactACTACTGGTCCACCAAGTCCTTCAGTTGAAGATTACATGGCATACTTCTTAAGTGACAGCTTTAGCAGTAAAATCACATATGATTTTGATTTAACAGAGAATGATTTCTACTCATCCGTAGGGTATAGTGGCAACACAGATGGACTTACTACCCAAAGCCCTTCGAACTTACCGGATGATAATGCAGGAAACATAACTGCATCTTTGGGATTATATGGCCTCAGAATGGGTGTGCCTGAGAAACCTTTGGCACCACCTGGAGAAGCATGTAATAGTGGCCAAGAAAGTTATCAGCATGAAAGTACGCAGATAGATGCAAGTAAACCGGAGATAGTTAATCGCTCCATCAGCTCTGTTTCAGTTAGGCAAAGTACAGGTTCCATCAGCTCCAACTCAAAAGTAGATGGCAACATATTGGCACCATCCAAAATTTCGTCAGTTGTGAATGAAGGTTACAGGAGCACAGTAGGTTGTGGTCAGGCTGACGAAGATGCTGATATTCAGCAAGAGAATATGCACAGCTGTTCAAGTGAGCATGGAATGGTTGCTCCTCCCCTTGACTGTACGTTCTCTCAACTAGGAGAACCAGGAATTCCAAAATCTGGGAAAGATTCAGTGAACATTGGGACTACAGATGCATTAGAACTACCAACTGAAGGGATGACTCCAAAGTTCGGAGCTATTCGAGGCTTGGAAGACAGTACTGGCAGGAGATTACGAAGTGGCAAAGTTCTTGAAATGCCATGTGTTGGACCAATGAAGAGGGGCCGCAAGCAGAATAAGATCCAGCAAGAATCTTCGAGTAAACAAATGGTTAATCAAGGAGCTACATCCAATGCGGATCTGACTTCTCATGAAAAT GATTTTTCAGCTGCTGAGGTTGTCGTTGAAGAAAAGCTGGAATCACATGATTCGTGCCGTAAAG GACGAGGAAGAACAGCAgaggggaagaggaagaggaagcgggAGTAG